In Companilactobacillus allii, one genomic interval encodes:
- a CDS encoding glycosyltransferase family 4 protein, whose amino-acid sequence MDKTISKVLIVRSGPYPVNINGYNDQFIGLARAFAKKGIKSDIIFYSKNKESNILIESNPEIVVHNIRGIRILRTGIYPQLLKKSFLKKYDLVITTEYSQIMTVLLGIFSEAPVILYTGPYYNLFKIPCMSAIYDFLFTKTINRHMDKIISKSELATKYLEKKGYSSVKTLGVGQDIKRFQETSHMDENVSKIINEMKKTRTILTVGSIDSRKNYFFTLLVFKKLLTKDPDFQLLIIGNGNDRYIKKGLKMLSKEERKKVKFGGRIDNQQLKYVYPNAFAFLLPSKLEIFGMVLLEAMYFKCPVVSSINGGSTTMIEDGINGYIRNINEDDIEEWVNVLIKLNDKETRKKIIGCARNTIQNEFSWDKLADSFLN is encoded by the coding sequence GTGGATAAAACGATTTCTAAAGTGCTTATTGTTAGAAGTGGTCCATATCCAGTAAATATCAATGGATATAATGATCAATTTATAGGATTGGCACGTGCTTTTGCAAAAAAAGGAATTAAATCAGATATTATTTTCTATTCTAAAAACAAAGAATCCAATATTCTTATCGAGAGTAATCCTGAAATTGTGGTTCATAATATTAGAGGGATAAGAATATTAAGAACTGGAATTTATCCGCAGCTTTTAAAAAAAAGCTTTTTAAAGAAATATGATTTAGTTATTACAACTGAGTACAGTCAAATCATGACAGTCCTACTTGGGATTTTTTCAGAAGCCCCAGTTATTTTATATACTGGGCCTTATTATAATCTTTTTAAAATACCTTGCATGTCTGCTATATATGATTTCTTATTTACTAAGACAATCAATAGACATATGGATAAAATAATTTCAAAATCAGAATTAGCAACTAAATATTTAGAAAAAAAGGGATACAGTTCTGTTAAAACATTGGGTGTTGGGCAGGATATTAAACGATTTCAGGAAACTAGTCATATGGATGAAAACGTTAGTAAGATTATTAATGAAATGAAAAAGACAAGAACCATTCTGACGGTAGGAAGTATAGATTCAAGAAAAAACTACTTTTTTACATTATTAGTGTTTAAAAAATTGTTAACAAAAGATCCAGATTTTCAGTTATTAATTATAGGAAATGGTAACGATAGATATATTAAAAAAGGTTTAAAAATGTTATCTAAAGAAGAAAGAAAAAAAGTTAAATTTGGTGGAAGAATAGATAACCAGCAATTGAAATATGTGTATCCCAATGCCTTTGCTTTTTTGTTGCCATCCAAACTAGAAATATTCGGAATGGTCCTTCTTGAAGCTATGTATTTTAAATGTCCTGTAGTATCGTCGATAAACGGTGGTTCGACAACAATGATTGAGGATGGTATAAATGGTTATATCAGAAATATTAATGAAGATGATATTGAAGAATGGGTTAACGTATTGATTAAACTGAATGATAAAGAGACAAGAAAGAAAATCATAGGTTGTGCACGAAACACAATACAGAATGAATTTTCATGGGATAAACTAGCAGATAGTTTTTTAAATTAA
- a CDS encoding glycosyltransferase translates to MIILHYTLGFPPERSGGLVKYAMDLMNEQQSSGDEVIALFPGKINFFNKKIDIIKSSDKPLKMYEMVNSLPLPLFGGIKEPQKFMMGASPELFERFFKKIGPDVIHVHTLMGLPKEFLEVAKKFSIKIVYTTHDYFGLSPNPTFYFNGKSFDNDNSVINWAKASENAFSTAKLRIFQMKSYPRIRKLLSKLHGLLSKWSTTTASVDKNLQFSNKYLDELQELKNYYIDIFKLVDVFHFNSQLTMNVYTDNLDFSIKGEVISITNALIKNRNIEYRPSGNKKIKIGYIGSNESYKGFYDFVRFIKLLPISKFEFHSFGYDFSNEIEGLVQHGKYNFNELGSVYDSIDVLIVPSRCKETFGLVALEALSYKTPVFVSKNVGSKDLIESDFIFQDNTELIKEIRKWNLKYRFNHVKTIQEHCKELRHLYLKQ, encoded by the coding sequence ATGATAATCTTACACTATACCCTTGGATTTCCTCCCGAAAGAAGTGGAGGATTGGTAAAGTATGCAATGGATCTTATGAACGAGCAGCAAAGTAGTGGAGATGAAGTGATTGCACTTTTTCCTGGTAAAATCAATTTTTTTAATAAAAAAATTGATATTATAAAGTCTTCAGATAAACCTTTGAAAATGTATGAGATGGTAAATAGTTTACCTCTGCCATTATTTGGTGGAATAAAGGAACCTCAAAAATTTATGATGGGGGCTTCACCAGAACTTTTTGAACGCTTTTTCAAAAAGATAGGTCCAGATGTCATCCATGTCCATACTCTGATGGGATTGCCTAAAGAATTTTTAGAGGTTGCAAAAAAATTTTCTATAAAAATAGTTTATACTACACATGATTATTTTGGACTATCACCTAATCCCACATTTTATTTCAATGGGAAGAGCTTTGATAATGACAATTCTGTTATAAATTGGGCTAAAGCTTCAGAGAATGCTTTTTCCACAGCTAAATTAAGGATTTTCCAAATGAAGTCATATCCAAGGATAAGAAAGCTATTATCTAAGTTACATGGATTGTTGTCTAAATGGAGTACTACTACAGCTTCTGTCGATAAGAATCTGCAATTTAGTAATAAGTATTTGGATGAATTGCAGGAACTAAAGAATTATTATATAGATATTTTTAAGTTGGTAGATGTTTTTCATTTTAATAGTCAATTAACTATGAATGTATATACTGATAACCTTGATTTTTCAATTAAAGGGGAAGTTATATCCATTACTAATGCCTTAATTAAGAATAGGAATATAGAGTATAGACCAAGTGGAAATAAGAAAATTAAAATAGGCTATATTGGTAGCAATGAGTCATATAAGGGCTTCTATGATTTTGTACGATTTATTAAATTATTACCAATATCTAAATTTGAGTTTCATAGTTTTGGGTACGATTTTTCGAATGAAATTGAAGGATTAGTTCAACATGGAAAGTATAATTTTAATGAGTTAGGTTCTGTATATGATTCTATTGATGTATTGATTGTACCTAGTAGATGTAAAGAAACGTTTGGTTTAGTCGCATTAGAAGCATTGTCTTATAAAACACCAGTATTTGTAAGTAAAAATGTTGGGTCTAAGGATTTAATTGAGTCTGATTTTATTTTCCAAGATAATACCGAATTAATAAAAGAAATAAGAAAATGGAATCTCAAATATAGATTCAATCACGTAAAAACTATTCAAGAGCATTGTAAAGAATTAAGGCACCTTTATCTAAAGCAATGA
- the cps2T gene encoding beta 1-4 rhamnosyltransferase Cps2T, with the protein MSKQEVFIIGAKGIPAKYGGFESFVDQLTARKQNEEIHYNVACRRDLSDNKADFYEYNGASCFNVDVPNVGPAKAIFYDVKAFQQSINIIKQKNVKQPIVYVLACRMGPFINHFKKELQQYGGTLFVNPDGHEWLRAKWSYPVRRYWKYSERLMVKHADLLVCDSQNIEKYIKHDYEKYNPNTTYIAYGSDIIPSKYDYSDKDVKSWYEKHNIQLDNYYLIVGRFVPENNYETMIREFMSSNTAKDLVIITNVEKNKFYENLKTVTKFDKDERIKFVGTVYNSELLKFIRENAFAYLHGHEVGGTNPSLLEALGSTKVNLLLDVGFNHEVGLNGAGYWTKEDGVLGQLIEKADNITTKRIKELDEASNKRITEQFDWSIIVDKYEHQFLGARE; encoded by the coding sequence GTGAGTAAACAAGAAGTCTTTATTATTGGAGCAAAGGGAATACCTGCTAAATATGGTGGATTTGAATCTTTCGTTGATCAATTAACCGCGCGAAAACAAAACGAGGAGATTCATTATAACGTAGCTTGCCGCCGTGATTTGTCAGATAATAAAGCTGATTTTTACGAATATAATGGTGCAAGTTGCTTTAACGTGGACGTCCCAAATGTCGGCCCCGCTAAGGCAATTTTTTATGATGTAAAGGCTTTTCAACAATCAATCAATATAATTAAACAAAAGAATGTCAAACAACCAATCGTATATGTACTTGCATGTCGAATGGGACCGTTTATTAATCATTTTAAAAAGGAATTACAACAATATGGTGGAACTCTTTTTGTTAATCCAGATGGTCATGAATGGCTTCGAGCAAAGTGGAGTTATCCTGTAAGACGGTATTGGAAGTACTCTGAAAGGTTAATGGTTAAGCATGCTGATTTATTAGTATGTGATAGTCAAAATATTGAGAAGTATATTAAGCATGATTATGAGAAATATAATCCAAATACTACTTATATTGCCTATGGATCAGATATAATCCCATCTAAATATGATTATTCCGATAAAGATGTTAAGTCATGGTATGAGAAGCATAATATTCAGTTGGATAATTACTACTTAATAGTTGGAAGGTTTGTACCTGAAAACAATTATGAGACTATGATTCGCGAGTTCATGTCATCTAACACTGCCAAGGATCTTGTGATAATTACTAATGTTGAGAAAAATAAATTTTATGAGAATCTAAAAACTGTAACTAAATTTGATAAAGATGAGAGAATTAAATTTGTTGGGACAGTTTATAATTCAGAATTATTAAAATTTATTCGAGAAAATGCCTTTGCATATCTACATGGTCATGAGGTTGGTGGAACTAATCCATCATTACTTGAAGCGTTGGGTAGTACTAAAGTTAATTTATTATTGGATGTAGGATTTAATCATGAGGTTGGATTGAATGGTGCGGGTTATTGGACTAAAGAAGATGGTGTCTTAGGCCAGCTAATTGAGAAGGCCGATAATATTACTACTAAAAGGATTAAAGAACTAGATGAGGCATCAAACAAAAGAATAACTGAACAATTTGATTGGTCAATTATTGTCGATAAGTATGAACATCAATTTTTAGGAGCACGCGAATGA
- a CDS encoding glycosyltransferase: protein MSVSILLATFNGDKYLRKQIDSIIGQTYSDWKLYIRDDSSTDKTQLIIDDYVAIIRLLMSSRNFINNIIIR, encoded by the coding sequence ATGAGTGTTTCGATTTTATTAGCAACGTTTAATGGAGATAAGTATTTAAGAAAACAAATTGATTCAATAATTGGCCAGACATATAGTGATTGGAAGTTATATATTAGGGATGATAGTTCGACAGATAAAACACAATTAATTATTGACGATTATGTAGCTATAATACGTTTATTAATGAGTTCGAGAAACTTTATTAATAATATAATTATAAGGTGA